GAGGCTGTTTATAACACGCCGGCCCTATTTCCTAAAGAAGGCGGCTCCATTCCGATTGTTGAGGTTTTCGCAAGAGTCTTGGAGGCCCCTGTCGTATTGATGGGATTTGGTCTCCCAACAGAAAATTTACATGCACCGAACGAACATTTCCAATTGGAGAATTTTACAAAAGGGATCGAAACCGTCTGTTATTACTTCAAAAGTTTATAAAAGTAAGAAACGCCAGATTTTTTTAAAATCTGGCGTTTACTCTTCTTCTGCACAGTCATAACAGCTCAAGAGCTGATCTTCATCTACTACCCCGTTTAAAAAGCCATCCAGACAATATACCTCTGCACCACAGTATCTACAGTTCCCAACTAAATCCTGCACTCCATTTCACCTCAAATCCTTTGTTGTATTCTTCCAGGTAAAAAACAAGATATCCTCTATATCTATAAAATTCAGCTGATAAAGAAGGGATATTGAGAAAAATTAAGAAAACGAAAGAATTACCCTTAAAATATTTACTTTTACTAAATATCTGGTATTATATAAAAGGATTTGATGATTTTTGATAAAAGGAGATTAAGAAGAAATGGTTACCTCATTACTTTTGCTTTCGCTAACAGTATTTCTTATGTTCCTGTTTTTATACGCAGGGGATAAGCTTCTTACTTTAAGCAGGGCCGGCCGGCAGAATGTGCCGCAATCTATTCAGCCTGTCCAGCTGGAAATGGATCATAGCCCTGAATAACATATAGAAAAAGACTGGCTTCCTATAGGGAAACCAGTCTTTTTATTATTATTAATCTTCTGCTACAGGGTATACCCCGTTTTCATCGTGAACTTCTGTGCCTTTGATTGGAGGGTTGAATACGCAAACCATACGCATATCTGTTTTAGCGCGCAGGTAATGTTCATCATTTTCATTCAGTGCATAAAGCGTATCTTTTTTAATCGGCCACACTTTGTTGTCTTTTAAAGTGACCACTTCGCCCTCTCCTTCAATGCAATAAACAGATTCTAAGTGGTTCTGGTACCAGATATGAGTTTCCGTTCCAGCTTTAATGACTGTATCGTGGACGGAATATCCCATGTTGTCGTCTTTAACGATCAATCTGCGGCTGACCCAGTTTCCACCGTCTACATTTTGTTCGCTTTTTTGTACGTCTTTTAAGTTTACTACTTTCATGTCTAGTGCTCCTCCTGATAAGTGGTTTATTTAGAATTTGATACCGGTTGTTTGAGTAACGTTTTAATGGACTCTTCAATAATAACTAAACCTTCTTTTAACGCTTCAATATCTATATTGATCGCCGGGAACAATTTGAAGACTTCATCGTTAGGTCCGGCAGTCTCAAGAATTAATCCGCGATTGAATGCTTCAGCGGCGATATCTGAAGAAAGGCCTTCTTTTTCAGACTTGATTCCAATCATTAACCCTCTGCCCATCACTGTACCTTCTAATTCAGGGTATTGTTTTGTAAGAGAAGTAAGGAATTCTTCAACAAGCTGTGATCTTTCCTTAATCCCCTTTTCAAAGTCTTCATCTTCCCAGTATTCCAGTGCAGCTGTTGCAGTGGTAAATGCGTGATTAAAACCACGGAATGTACCATTGTGCTCTCCTGGACTCCAAATATCAAGATCCGGACGGAAAAGCGTAATCGCAAATGGCAGTCCATACCCGCTTAGAGATTTAGACAAGCATACAATATCAGGCTGGATTCCTGCAGGTTCAAAGCTGAAGAACGTTCCAGTACGGCCTACACCGGCTTGAACGTCATCAATGATCAGCAGGATGCCGAAACGTTTACAGATTTTATCTACGCGCTGCAGCCATTCCATGCGGGCAGTATTGAGGCCGCCTTCTCCTTGCACAGTTTCCAGAATCATGGCTGCAGGAAGTTCTACACCGCTTCCGCTGCTTTCAAGGAACGTTTCGAGGTATTCAAGAGTATCGCGTTCCTCATCCACAAAATTGTCATATGGCATCGTAACCGCATGGTTTAATGGAATGCCTGCCCCTTTGCGCTTCATAGAATTCCCTGTTACAGAAAGGGAACCGATTGTCATGCCGTGGAAGCCGTTCGTAAAGCTGATGACATTCGTACGTCCGGTTACTTTGCGGGCAAGCTTAAGTGCACTTTCTACGGTATTCGTTCCGGTAGGTCCAGGGAACATGATTTTATAATCCAAATCCCTTGGTTTAAGAATGACCTCATTAAATTTCTCTAAAAAGGTACGCTTGGATGAAGAAGCCATGTCTAATGAATGGGTAATCCCATCATCCGTAATATATTCAATCAGCTTCTGCTTCATTTTCTCGTCATTATGGCCGTAATTCAAAGCGCCGGCCCCAGAGAAAAAGTCGATATATTCTTTTCCGGCTTCATCCCACATCTTATGCCCTTTTGCTTTTGTAAAAACGGTAGGAAAGCCGCGGTAGTAACTCCGTACTTCTGATTCTATTTGGGAAAAGACTTGTAAGTCAT
This Halobacillus salinarum DNA region includes the following protein-coding sequences:
- the ectB gene encoding diaminobutyrate--2-oxoglutarate transaminase, with the protein product MNQNDLQVFSQIESEVRSYYRGFPTVFTKAKGHKMWDEAGKEYIDFFSGAGALNYGHNDEKMKQKLIEYITDDGITHSLDMASSSKRTFLEKFNEVILKPRDLDYKIMFPGPTGTNTVESALKLARKVTGRTNVISFTNGFHGMTIGSLSVTGNSMKRKGAGIPLNHAVTMPYDNFVDEERDTLEYLETFLESSGSGVELPAAMILETVQGEGGLNTARMEWLQRVDKICKRFGILLIIDDVQAGVGRTGTFFSFEPAGIQPDIVCLSKSLSGYGLPFAITLFRPDLDIWSPGEHNGTFRGFNHAFTTATAALEYWEDEDFEKGIKERSQLVEEFLTSLTKQYPELEGTVMGRGLMIGIKSEKEGLSSDIAAEAFNRGLILETAGPNDEVFKLFPAINIDIEALKEGLVIIEESIKTLLKQPVSNSK
- a CDS encoding ectoine synthase — protein: MKVVNLKDVQKSEQNVDGGNWVSRRLIVKDDNMGYSVHDTVIKAGTETHIWYQNHLESVYCIEGEGEVVTLKDNKVWPIKKDTLYALNENDEHYLRAKTDMRMVCVFNPPIKGTEVHDENGVYPVAED